In the Candidatus Cloacimonas acidaminovorans str. Evry genome, one interval contains:
- the rlmD gene encoding 23S rRNA (uracil(1939)-C(5))-methyltransferase RlmD, with protein sequence MKHIPNLEIKKMAMGGFGIAYAEGKAIFVPYTAVGDVVDIDITIEKKDYAYGKVTKYISYSDSRVEVQCPSFAAEIPCGGCDWLMLKYSEQLKQKNQLLLELFSPFIDKDVIYFPAPSPQIKHYRNKVFMPVGKNYQTGKITYGMFARFSHQIVEHNTCENHPPIFDQLANSLMEFCLKAKVEPYNEIEHKGQLRHIGFRCNSDGRQILVILVTLSGKLPFTNLLVKKLTTEFPQIKGIIQNINRQKENVILGKETKLLYGSENLYDNLCGLKFRINYRSFWQINTGTMEMIISFLQDFVNSNNVILDAYCGIGAIGLSLADKVKRVILLEEFPQAIEDAKENAVLNGLKNVSFVIGKVEDNLSAVLIKEKPDTIIMDPPRSGVQQNALEAIIQAEVKQIIYLSCAPMTLARDLNTLIAGEKYKVVFLQPFDMFPNTWHIECLAVLKHNDYNINMR encoded by the coding sequence TTGAAACACATACCGAATTTAGAAATTAAAAAAATGGCAATGGGCGGTTTTGGCATTGCTTATGCAGAAGGAAAGGCAATTTTTGTACCCTATACTGCTGTTGGCGATGTTGTAGATATTGATATTACCATAGAAAAGAAGGATTATGCTTACGGGAAAGTGACAAAATATATAAGTTATTCGGATTCCCGGGTTGAAGTCCAATGCCCATCCTTTGCTGCAGAAATTCCCTGCGGTGGTTGTGATTGGCTGATGTTAAAATATTCTGAACAGCTGAAACAAAAAAATCAGTTGCTTCTGGAACTCTTCAGTCCTTTTATAGATAAGGATGTAATTTACTTTCCTGCTCCTTCTCCCCAAATAAAACATTATCGGAATAAGGTCTTTATGCCGGTGGGGAAAAATTATCAAACGGGTAAAATCACTTATGGAATGTTTGCCCGTTTTTCCCATCAAATAGTAGAACATAATACTTGTGAAAATCATCCCCCGATTTTTGATCAGCTGGCTAATTCCCTGATGGAATTTTGCCTTAAAGCGAAGGTTGAGCCCTATAACGAAATTGAACACAAAGGTCAATTAAGACATATCGGTTTTCGCTGTAATTCTGATGGCAGACAAATTTTGGTGATCCTTGTTACTTTAAGCGGAAAACTCCCTTTTACCAATCTTCTGGTGAAAAAGCTGACTACCGAATTTCCCCAAATAAAAGGTATTATCCAGAATATCAATCGCCAAAAAGAAAATGTTATTTTAGGTAAAGAAACCAAGCTACTCTACGGAAGCGAGAATTTATACGATAATTTATGCGGCTTGAAATTCAGGATTAACTACCGCAGTTTCTGGCAAATAAATACCGGAACAATGGAAATGATTATTTCCTTCCTACAGGATTTTGTTAATAGTAACAATGTTATTCTGGATGCTTATTGCGGAATTGGAGCTATAGGACTTTCTTTAGCAGATAAGGTTAAACGCGTTATTCTGCTGGAAGAATTTCCTCAGGCAATTGAAGATGCAAAAGAAAATGCAGTTCTGAACGGGCTAAAAAATGTTTCTTTTGTCATAGGCAAAGTGGAAGATAACCTGTCTGCTGTTTTAATAAAGGAAAAGCCCGATACAATTATTATGGACCCTCCCCGCAGCGGAGTTCAACAAAACGCTTTGGAAGCAATTATACAAGCGGAAGTTAAACAAATTATTTACTTAAGCTGCGCTCCTATGACTCTTGCCCGAGATTTAAATACACTAATTGCCGGAGAGAAATATAAAGTTGTTTTTTTACAACCCTTTGATATGTTTCCCAATACCTGGCATATAGAATGTCTTGCCGTTCTTAAACATAACGATTATAATATAAATATGAGATAA
- the htpX gene encoding protease HtpX yields the protein MNFLKRMGIFLLTNILVMLVLGIVVGLLGLKMEDLWGLLIICAIFGMGGSLISLYLSKPMAKASYKIQIIKPGIEHPKIAYLLSAIESMAAERNIIMPEVGIYNSRDANAFATGASQNNALIAFSSALIDRLSEEELAAVAGHEMTHITNGDMVTMTLLMGVVNTFVMFFARILTVLIDNALRDDRGGGLGYFGYMLVIMVLQNILMFLANIPIAAYSRWREFKADAGSAKLVGAGPMIEALKKIANAYVPEKRSDSYALAKINNQKRISLFATHPPIEVRIQHLQEML from the coding sequence ATGAATTTTCTGAAACGAATGGGAATCTTCCTGCTCACCAACATTCTGGTAATGTTGGTGTTAGGAATTGTAGTAGGTCTTCTGGGTTTGAAAATGGAAGACCTATGGGGTTTGCTGATTATATGTGCTATTTTTGGAATGGGGGGTTCGTTAATTTCGCTGTATTTAAGCAAGCCAATGGCAAAAGCAAGCTATAAAATTCAAATTATAAAACCGGGAATTGAGCATCCCAAAATTGCTTATTTGCTTTCTGCAATAGAAAGTATGGCAGCAGAAAGAAATATTATAATGCCGGAAGTTGGTATTTATAATAGCAGGGATGCCAATGCTTTTGCCACTGGAGCTTCCCAAAACAATGCTTTGATTGCTTTTTCCTCGGCTTTAATAGATCGCCTTTCGGAAGAGGAATTAGCCGCTGTAGCGGGACATGAAATGACTCATATCACCAATGGAGATATGGTTACAATGACTTTGCTGATGGGAGTTGTGAATACCTTTGTGATGTTTTTTGCCAGGATTTTAACGGTCTTAATTGATAATGCATTGCGTGATGATCGCGGTGGCGGATTAGGTTATTTTGGATATATGCTAGTGATTATGGTTCTGCAAAACATTTTAATGTTTCTTGCCAATATTCCTATTGCGGCATATTCGCGTTGGCGTGAATTTAAAGCTGATGCGGGTTCGGCAAAGTTGGTAGGTGCAGGTCCTATGATTGAAGCATTGAAAAAAATAGCCAATGCTTATGTTCCGGAAAAACGAAGTGATTCTTATGCCCTGGCAAAAATCAATAATCAGAAAAGGATTTCCCTTTTTGCTACGCACCCTCCTATTGAAGTGCGCATTCAACATCTTCAGGAAATGCTTTGA